In Pristis pectinata isolate sPriPec2 chromosome 19, sPriPec2.1.pri, whole genome shotgun sequence, the following proteins share a genomic window:
- the meig1 gene encoding meiosis expressed gene 1 protein homolog → MSLRNFGTEGKDVKPKFMSRAKHWTEEIENLYRFQQAGYRDEIEYKQIKKVDGVDRWPETGYVKKLQRRDNTFYYYSRKRECEDNDVQKVKVYAY, encoded by the exons ATGTCTCTGCGAAACTTTGGAACTGAAGGAAAGGATGTTAAACCGAAGTTTATGAGTCGTGCCAAACATTGGACTGAAGAAATAGAGAATTTATACAGGTTCCAACAAGCTGGATACAGGGATGAAATAGAATACAAGCAAATAAAGAAAGTTGATGGG GTGGATCGCTGGCCAGAAACAGGATATGTGAAAAAACTCCAAAGACGTGACAACACTTTCTATTACTACAGCAGGAAGAGGGAATGTGAGGACAACGATGTTCAGAAAGTCAAGGTTTATGCCTATTGA